CCCCACCCGCGTGGCCGACCACCTGCGCAGCACCACCGGCGCGGCCCGGCAGTCATTTTTTGAGCTGATGCAGGTGGCGCGGATGGCGCCCGGCCCCCGCGCCGACCAGGAGGCCCGCGGCACGTTCCGCGACTCGCTACCCGACCCGCAGCGCCCGCGCTCGGTGGGCGTGCGGGTGCGCCAGCGCGGCCAGAGCTGGGCCGCGCCCGCCGCACTTCGCGATGTTATCCTGCTCGATTATAGCTTGCTAAACCTGACCGCCGACACGCTTAAGCCCCTCTACGCGGGTATTTTTACCGATTGGGACCTGCCCGGCACGCCCGGCCGCAACGTGGCCCGCTGGGATTCCGTGAACCGCGTGAGCTACGCCTACGACCCCCTCGACCCGCGCGTGTACGCGGGGGTGCAGGTGCTGGGGCCGCGCCCGGCTGGGGTTTATGCCATCGATAATAACGCCCCGGCCGGCACGCCCATCTACTTTGGCGATGGCTTTAGCCCAGCTGAAAAGTTTCTGGCCTTGAGCGGCGGCTTTAACCGGGCGCACCGCGAGGCGGGTGCCGCGGCCACGGGCACCGACGTGTCGCAGGTAGTGAGTATGCTGGTGCCACGCCTGGCCCCCGGTGACTCCACCACCGTCGCGTTTGCGGTGCTGGCCGCCCCCTCGCTGGCCGAGCTGCAAGGCGCCGCCCAGGCTGCCCTCGCCGCCTACCAGCAAGTATTAGCCACAGCCCGCCCGGCCGCGCCGCCCGGCTGGCAATGTTATCCCAACCCGGCGCAGAGCCAGCTACAAGTACGAATGCCCGCCAGCGTCGGTGCGGCCACCGTGCAAGTATTTGATAGCCAGGGCCGACTGGCCGCCCAAGCTGCGCTGCCAACTGGGGGTGGCCCCGTGGCGCTGGCCGCCCTACCCCCCGGCCTCTATGTGGTGCGGGTGCTGGCAGCTGCTGGCAGCTGGACGCAGCGCATCAGCCACGAGTAGCGCTTGCCAACTACTACTACAAACTGCTAGAAAGACCACACGACCAGCACAAAAAAAGGACCGGCTGCCAGCCGGTCCTTTTTTTAATCCCTACCCCTGGCAACCTGGCCGAAGGGGTAGAAAGCAGTTTTTTACATGCTGCCCGACGATTGCATCTTCATTTTCTTGTCGCCTTGCATCGCCTTGCGGGCTTCCTTGCGCGACTCTTTGTAGTCTTTGCGCTCATTGGCGGTGCGGGGCTTGGTGGTGGCTTTCATGCGGTTGCCGGCCTGGTCGTAGCCTTTTACCTTCATCTTGCCGTCTTCGTCTACTTTGGTCTTCACGGTCATGCCATCGGCGGTGGTGATGACTTTATCGCCGCCGTCTTTGGTCGTCGTGGTGGGGGTAGTCTGGGCCTGGGCGGCTAGCGTGAACAAGCTGAAAGCCAGGGCAGAAAGAAGGGTCTTTTTCATGGTTTTGGAAAGAAAAGTTACGCGGCCTATACGCGTCCCCCCGGCGCAAAGTTCATCAGCGGCGCAGCTAGGGCCGGCGGTTCACGGCGTTCAAGTCCTCGAATGCCTGCTTGAGGCGCGTCACGAAGGTCTTCTCGCCTTCACGCAGCCACACGCGCGGGTCGTAGTACTTTTTGTTGGGCGAGTCGGGGCCGGTAGGGTTACCAATCTGGCCCTTCAGGAAGCCCTCGTTCTTGACGTAGTACTTCTGAATGCCCTCCCAGAACGCCCACTGCAAGTCGGTGTCGATGTTCATCTTAATGGCTCCGTAGCCAATGGCCTCGCGGATTTCCTCCTGCGAAGAGCCCGAGCCGCCGTGAAATACGAAGTCAATCGGTAGGGCCTCCGTGATGTTGTGCTTCTGGCGCAGGTGCTCCTGCGAGTTGTGCAGAATCTTGGGTTGCAGCTTCACGTTGCCGGGCTTGTATACGCCGTGCACGTTGCCAAATGCCGCCGCGATGGTGAAGCGCGGGCTGATTTCGCGCAGCTGCTCGTAGGCGTAGGCTACTTCCTCGGGCTGGGTGTAGAGCTTGGAGCTGTCCACGTCCGAGTTGTCCACGCCGTCTTCCTCGCCGCCGGTCACGCCGAGCTCAATTTCCAGCGTCATGCCAATTTTGGCCATGCGCGCCAGGTATTCGCGGCAGATTTCAATGTTCTCCGCAATTGGCTCTTCCGACAAATCTAGCATGTGCGAGCTGTAGAGTGGCTGGCCGCGCTCGGCGTAGTATTTCTCGCCCGCATCGAGCAGGCCATCAATCCAGGGCAGCAGCTTTTTGGCGGCGTGGTCGGTATGTAGAATCACGGGCACGCCGTAGGCGGCGGCCATCAGGTGCACGTGGTGCGCCCCCGAAATGCCGCCCGCGATGCTAGCCTGCTGCTTATCATTGGGCAGGCCCTTACCCGCGAAAAACTGCGCGCCACCGTTCGAGAACTGAATGATAACCGGCGAGTTGAGGTCGCGGGCCGTTTCGAGCACGGCGTTCACGGTGTCGGTGCCAGTCACGTTCACGGCGGGCAGGGCGTAGCCGTGGGTTTTGGCGTGTTGGAAGAGGGCCTGCACTTCGTCGCCGTGCAGTACGCCGGCGCGCAGGCCGGTCAGGGTGGAGTTTGCCATAAGTAAAAAGGCGCGGCGAAAGAGGCGGCGCACCTGCAAAGAAACATGGTAGGAGCGGTTTTAGATTTGCTGGCTGCCGGTTAGCGAACTGCCGACTGCGTAGGTACTAGCAAAAGTTACTAGCCTCCCCCCATCACTTATTGACTTTTTTTAAGGCTTACCTCAATTTTCTAAAAATATGAAATAATTATTGACCGATAAGCAGAGTGAGCCAAGATGGGTCGCTACTTAAATCCGGTTTTCTGCCAGTATGAGCCTCAATAAGTATGGGTATACTTGAAACATCTGACCTCATATAGCACGCTGAGCAGTGGTAGATTAAGTCTATAGGGAGAGCTACTATGGGGTTATCTCTAATCGGTTTAGGAGTTACAAATTTACCAGGTCTCTTAACCATATCTATTTTGAAATTAACCCAATTAAAACAATTAATACACTGATAACCTAAGTAATATCTAGCTAATTCTTTGGAATATTTCCCAAAGGGATTATCAGTAATAGAGCGCTCTTTAGCTTCACTAGTTGTTATGCCTTTGTAAAGATAATTTGTGGGCATTACTGCGAAGCCAGTGAACCAAGTAGGTCTTAACTCCAAAATGAGCATTCTACTAGCATTCATTATCAGTCCGACTAATGCATACAGCCCTGTTGGAATTGTAGACTGCTCAAACATGTAGCGAACGGCAGGAAATACGTCTTTGACTTGATTAAGTATAATGCGAAAATCAAAACTTGGATTCTGATTGCCACCATCCTTAAGAATTAACTCTAACTTATCTAAATTAGGTGTTTTTGACAAAATATGATTATAATTAATATATATTTTATTCTGATACACTTGACAAAGTTTATCATATATGCTTAATAAATTGTGAGATTTAGGAATTGGCTTGCCTTCAAGCGAAAGTAGGCACTTCATGTATAACTCTATAGCAAAGCCCTGTGACGCAAGACCAGGAAAAATTAACATAATATTTTTGCCAGGCCCTGCCTTAGTGTGAACCTGTTCGGCAGTCAACATGAATGTCTCTGCTTGGGCAAATATGTTATAAGCTTGTGAGTCAACAGGATTCATAATCTAAATTGAGATTAGGATTATAATATTTTATACTCTTCGAAGCCAGTGCTTGAAATTCTGATTAACCATTGCAATAATCCCCCTAGTCTCATGCAATGGTCATGCACCAGTTGCATAGTTACGTTGGTGTTGATAGACGGCATAACCTTAAGAGTGCACAACGATTCGTGAAGCGCGATGCTTTGGCTTAAAATATCCCTTAGAGGTACAAAAAAGTCCCTGGCAGAACGCCAGGGACTTTCAAAAGTGGGCACATTAGGAATCGAACCTAAATCTAGAGCTTCGGAGGCTCCCATACTATCCGTTGTACTATGCGCCCAGTGGTTCGGGCTGCAAAAGTAGCCATAAAAGCCGGCGCAGCCAAACAAGCCCGCGATTTTGCGCCTCTCCCTACCCCCCGCACAACCCTGAGCCGGAAAAATCGGTTAGCGTATCCTGAACTCGTTCACTTCTCCTTCTTATGGATTCCTCTAAAAAGACTCTCTACACGGCCGATGCTACGGCCGTGGGCGGCCGTAGCGGCCACGTGCGCTCCACTACCGGCATTATTGACCTCGACATGTCGGTGCCCGAAGGGCTGGGCGGCAAAAAAGGCACGACCAACCCCGAAGAATTGTTCGCGGCCGGCTATTCGTCGTGCTTTCAACAGGCGTTGCTCGTCATTGCGCAGCGCAACGGGGATAAGCTCGACCCCGCCACCGAAGTAAAGTGCTCGGTATCGCTCTTTGAAGACGGCGAGGCTTACGGCTTGAGCGCCATTCTGGACGTAGACCTCAAGTCGTTTGACCAGGCCAAGACCATCGAGATGGTGCGCCAGGCCCATAAAATCTGCCCCTATTCGGTTGGCACCCGCGGCAATATGGAAGTGGAGCTCAAAGTGAAAGGCGAAGCTATCCCTGTAGCCGCCGAAGAAAACGCTGGCATTGCCGAAGGCAAATAAGCGCCGCGCAGAACCTAAAAGAATGGCTCGCCTGGATTACCAGGCGAGCCATTCTTTATAGGCATTATGGCTAATTTTCAACTTAGCTGAAGCCCAATACCGGATGCGGCTGGTAGGGCGCTTCCAGGCGCTTAATTTCACCGGCCGAGAGCTTGACATTCACGGCCGCGACGGCATCTTCGAGGTGGCCGGGCTTGCTGGCTCCCACAATGGGAGCCGTGATGACGGGCTTGCTCAACATCCAGGCCAGCGCTATCTGGGCATTGGGCAGGCCCCGCTCCTGGGCAATTTCCGTCACGCAGTCGGCCACCGCAAAGTCGTCGTCGCGGCCGTAGAGGCTTTTGCCGAAATTGTCGGTCTTGGCGCGCTCGGTTTCGTTGCGCTCCCTACCCCGGCCGCCGGTGAGCAGGCCCCGCGCCAGCGGCGACCACGGAATAACGCCGATTTTCTGGTCCTCGCACAGCGGCAGCATCTCGCGCTCTTCCTCGCGGTACACCAGGTTATAATGTGGCTGCATACTCACGAAGCGCGTCCAGTTGTGTTTGTCAGCCAGGTATAGGGCCTGGGCAAACTGCCAGCTGAACATCGACGAGGCCCCGATGTAGCGCGCCTTACCGGCCTTCACCACGTCGTGCAGCGCCTCCAAGGTTTCCTTAATGGGCGTGTGGTAGTCCCAGCGGTGAATCTGGTAGAGGTCCACGTAGTCGGTGCCCAGGCGCTTCAGGCTGGCGTCGATGGCGCTCAGTATGTGCTTGCGCGAAAGGCCTTTATCGTTCGGCCCCGGTCCCATTGGGTTAAATACCTTGGTGGCCAGCACCACCTCATCGCGCTTGGCAAAGTCGCGCAGCGCCCTACCCACCACTTCCTCGCTGGCCCCATTGGAGTACACGTCGGCGGTGTCGAAGAAGTTGATGCCCAGCTCCAGCGCCTTCTGCATAAAGGGCCGGCTGGCCTCCTCGTTGAGCGCCCAGGGCCAGCGCTCGGTGGGCGTGCCGTAGGTCATGGTGCCCAGGCATATTTTGGAAACCTGGAGGCCGGTATTTCCTAAGCGGGTGAATTCCATCGTGGAAAGAAGGGTAGGGAAGTGAGAGTTTAAAAAGTATTTAAAAAGTAAAAGAACGTCATGCAGACCGCAAGGAAGCATCTCGCGTGCATCGTTACACAAACCCGAACGATGCGAGCGAGATGCTTCCCTGCGGTCTGCATGACGTTCTTTTTATTCCATCATAACCCAAAAAAGCCCGCTGGGGTTACCAGACGGGCTTTTATGAATAAAATCCGGGCTGCTTACTTGGCCTCAGCCAGCACTTCCTTCACCCGGTCGGCGGCATCTTTGAGCAGCGTGGCCGACTTCACTTTCAGGCCGCTTTCGTCGATGATGCGCGCGCCTTCCTCGGCGTTGGTGCCTTGCAGGCGCACGATGATGGGTACCCGGATATCGCCGATTTTCTTGTAGGCTTCCACCACGCCGTTGGCCACGCGGTCGCAGCGCACAATGCCGCCGAAGATGTTAATCAGGATGGCCTTCACGTTCGGGTCCTTCAGGATGATGCGGAAGCCCGCTTCTACCGTCTGGGCATTGGCCCCACCCCCTACGTCGAGGAAGTTGGCCGGCTCGCCGCCGCTGAGCTTGATAATGTCCATCGTGGCCATTGCCAGGCCCGCGCCGTTGACCATGCAGCCCACGTTGCCGTCGAGCTTCACGTAGTTCAGGTTATTCTCGCTGGCTTCTACTTCCAGCGGGTCTTCCTCGTTGGTATCGCGCAGGGCCATAAAATCCTTGTGGCGGAACAGGGCATTGTCGTCCAGGGTCACCTTGGCATCCACGGCCAGGATTTTATTGTCCGACGTTTTCAGCACCGGGTTAATCTCGAACATGGCCGAGTCC
The genomic region above belongs to Hymenobacter psoromatis and contains:
- a CDS encoding aldo/keto reductase, which encodes MEFTRLGNTGLQVSKICLGTMTYGTPTERWPWALNEEASRPFMQKALELGINFFDTADVYSNGASEEVVGRALRDFAKRDEVVLATKVFNPMGPGPNDKGLSRKHILSAIDASLKRLGTDYVDLYQIHRWDYHTPIKETLEALHDVVKAGKARYIGASSMFSWQFAQALYLADKHNWTRFVSMQPHYNLVYREEEREMLPLCEDQKIGVIPWSPLARGLLTGGRGRERNETERAKTDNFGKSLYGRDDDFAVADCVTEIAQERGLPNAQIALAWMLSKPVITAPIVGASKPGHLEDAVAAVNVKLSAGEIKRLEAPYQPHPVLGFS
- the sucC gene encoding ADP-forming succinate--CoA ligase subunit beta — protein: MNIHEYQGKEILKKYGVRVQEGLTADTAEEAVAAAQKLTEQTGTSWYVIKAQIHAGGRGKGGGVKLAKNLEQVKDIAGQILGMQLVTKQTGPEGRLVNKVLIAQDVYYPGESPTKEFYMSVVLDRTSGKNVIIYTTEGGVDIEEVADHHPEKILKEFIDPAVGLQGFQARKIAFGLGLEGEAQKEMVKFVTALYKAYDETDSAMFEINPVLKTSDNKILAVDAKVTLDDNALFRHKDFMALRDTNEEDPLEVEASENNLNYVKLDGNVGCMVNGAGLAMATMDIIKLSGGEPANFLDVGGGANAQTVEAGFRIILKDPNVKAILINIFGGIVRCDRVANGVVEAYKKIGDIRVPIIVRLQGTNAEEGARIIDESGLKVKSATLLKDAADRVKEVLAEAK
- a CDS encoding organic hydroperoxide resistance protein, with translation MDSSKKTLYTADATAVGGRSGHVRSTTGIIDLDMSVPEGLGGKKGTTNPEELFAAGYSSCFQQALLVIAQRNGDKLDPATEVKCSVSLFEDGEAYGLSAILDVDLKSFDQAKTIEMVRQAHKICPYSVGTRGNMEVELKVKGEAIPVAAEENAGIAEGK
- the fbaA gene encoding class II fructose-bisphosphate aldolase, with the protein product MANSTLTGLRAGVLHGDEVQALFQHAKTHGYALPAVNVTGTDTVNAVLETARDLNSPVIIQFSNGGAQFFAGKGLPNDKQQASIAGGISGAHHVHLMAAAYGVPVILHTDHAAKKLLPWIDGLLDAGEKYYAERGQPLYSSHMLDLSEEPIAENIEICREYLARMAKIGMTLEIELGVTGGEEDGVDNSDVDSSKLYTQPEEVAYAYEQLREISPRFTIAAAFGNVHGVYKPGNVKLQPKILHNSQEHLRQKHNITEALPIDFVFHGGSGSSQEEIREAIGYGAIKMNIDTDLQWAFWEGIQKYYVKNEGFLKGQIGNPTGPDSPNKKYYDPRVWLREGEKTFVTRLKQAFEDLNAVNRRP